GACATCCTCGCCATCGCCTCCGCCATGCTCGACGGCGAACTGGAGTACCGCAAGGGCGACCACGCCGCCGCCTTCGCCGCCCTGGAACGCTCGATCGGCCTGGACGACAGCCTCCCCTACGACGAGCCGTGGGGCTGGATGCAGCCCACCCGGCACGCGTACGGCGCCCTGCTCCTGGAACAGGACCGGGTCGCGGAGGCCGAGGCGGTCTACCGGGCCGACCTGGGGCTGGACGACACCCTGCCCCGCGCCCTCCAGCACCCGGGCAACGTCTGGGCGCTGCACGGCCTCCACGAGTGCCTGGTGCGGCTCGACCGGGCGGGGGAGGCGCGGATCGTGGCGCAGCAGCTGAGGCTCGCCGCCGCCCTCGCGGACGTGCCGGTCGCGGCGTCCTGCTTCTGCCGCCTCGACACCGCGCCGGCCCCCGGTGGGGCGGGCGGCTGCTGCGCCACGGACCGGTGACCGGGCCGGGAACGGGTCAGATGTCGACGCCGAAGTCCGCGGCGATGCCGGCGAGGCCGGAGGCGTAACCCTGCCCGACCGCACGGAACTTCCACTCGGCGCCGTGCCGGTACAGCTCGCCGAAGACCATGGCGGTCTCGGTCGACGCGTCCTCGGACAGGTCGTAGCGGGCGATCTCCTGGCCGCCCGCCTGGTTGACGACCCGGATGAAGGCGTTGCGGACCTGGCCGAAGCTCTGGCCGCGGTTCTCCGCGTCGTGGATGGAGACGGGGAAGACGATCCGGTCCACCTCCGCCGGGACGGCGACCAGGTTCACCTTGACCGCCTCGTCGTCCCCCTCGCCCTCACCGGTCAGGTTGTCGCCGGTGTGCTCGACCGAGCCGTCCGGGCTGGTGAGGTTGTTGTAGAAGACGAAGTGCCCGTCCGAGAGCACCTTGCCGGAGGCGTCCAGGAGCAGCGCCGAGGCGTCGAGGTCGTAGTCGGTGCCGGTCGTGGTGCGCACGTCCCAGCCCAGACCGACCAGGACGGCGGTCAGGCCGGGCGCCTCCTTGCTGAGCGAGACGTTGCCGCCCTTGGCCAGGGAAACTCCCACTGCGTTCTCCTTCGTCGTGCCGACTGCGTGTCCACCGTTTAATCTACAACACTGTAGAAATCGGGTTTCTATACGATGGCTGTCGCAGAGAGCCACAGCGGCGGAAGGAGGCGGCCCGTGACGGATCACCGGCGGTCGCGGCGGCGGGGTC
The Streptomyces sp. NBC_01723 genome window above contains:
- a CDS encoding TerD family protein; translation: MGVSLAKGGNVSLSKEAPGLTAVLVGLGWDVRTTTGTDYDLDASALLLDASGKVLSDGHFVFYNNLTSPDGSVEHTGDNLTGEGEGDDEAVKVNLVAVPAEVDRIVFPVSIHDAENRGQSFGQVRNAFIRVVNQAGGQEIARYDLSEDASTETAMVFGELYRHGAEWKFRAVGQGYASGLAGIAADFGVDI